Proteins from a single region of Mus pahari chromosome 2, PAHARI_EIJ_v1.1, whole genome shotgun sequence:
- the LOC110316722 gene encoding vomeronasal type-1 receptor 100-like, whose protein sequence is MNILYTMSSLKNVFYIQAGLGVLANMFLLFFYISKILGDRTKPMDLISCQLAFIHIMMILSEGDNLLANILESLKLGNDIKCKTTFYINRVMRGLSVCITCLLSVFQAVTISPSTSLLAQFKNKVKRHIIYAFFYFWSFNLSFSSRLIFYVAGFTNVSETHQMQVTKSCSLFPMNHIIRELMLTVIISRDVFLVGVMLTTSTYMVIILCRHQRQCKHLHNISHLRASPEKRATQTILLLVVFFVFMYWLDFIITFTSIMSWMYGPIVLSVQKLVMYAYPTITPLVQITSDKRIISILKNVYSKFH, encoded by the coding sequence ATGAATATACTCTACACTATGTCCTCATTAAAGAATGTCTTCTATATCCAAGCTGGACTTGGAGTCCTAGCCAAtatgtttctcctttttttctatatttccaaAATACTAGGTGACAGAACTAAGCCCATGGACCTGATCTCCTGTCAACTGGCCTTCATTCACATAATGATGATCCTCAGTGAAGGAGATAACTTGCTTGCAAACATATTAGAGTCACTAAAATTAGGGAATGACATCAAATGTAAGACAACTTTTTACATAAACAGAGTGATGAGAGGCCTCTCTGTCTGCATcacctgccttctgagtgtgtTTCAGGCTGTCACAATCAGTCCCAGTACTTCACTGTTGGCACAAtttaagaataaagtaaaaagacACATTATCTatgcttttttctatttttggtcTTTCAATTTGTCATTCAGTAGTAGGTTGATCTTCTATGTTGCTGGTTTTACCAATGTGAGTGAGACCCACCAGATGCAGGTCACTAAATCCTGCTCACTCTTCCCCATGAACCACATCATCAGAGAATTGATGTTAACAGTGATAATCTccagagatgtgtttcttgtaggaGTCATGTTGActacaagcacatacatggtgaTTATCTTGTGCAGACATCAAAGGCAATGCAAACATCTTCATAACATCAGCCATCTAAGAGCATCCCCTGAGAAAAGGGCCACCCAGACCATCTTGCTGTTGGTAGTGTTCTTTGTGTTCATGTACTGGTTGGACTTCATCATCACTTTCACCTCAATCATGTCATGGATGTATGGACCCATTGTGCTGTCTGTTCAGAAATTAGTGATGTATGCCTATCCCACAATAACTCCTTTAGTTCAAATCACTTCTGATAAGAGAATAATCAGTATACTGAAAAACGTGTACTCCAAGTTTCACTAG